Proteins encoded in a region of the Enterococcus gilvus ATCC BAA-350 genome:
- a CDS encoding QueT transporter family protein: MHLEKSSAQRWTTTDTAKMAVVTGLYVAVTVVLSVISFGAIQFRLAEMFNYLPLFNKRYTLAVTLGVAIANLASPLGIVDVLFGSISTLIVLLICRGITRNIASLKKKMIVTALLFSFSMFTIAGQLTVLYQAPFFFNWLIIGLGELLSMGLGGVLIYLINKRIDLTK; encoded by the coding sequence ATGCATCTTGAGAAAAGTTCAGCGCAACGCTGGACGACCACCGATACGGCAAAAATGGCCGTTGTAACAGGACTGTACGTTGCAGTAACTGTCGTTTTATCTGTCATCAGCTTTGGCGCGATCCAATTTCGATTGGCGGAAATGTTCAACTATTTACCGCTTTTCAATAAGCGGTACACCCTTGCAGTGACTTTAGGGGTCGCGATTGCCAACTTGGCTTCTCCGCTTGGAATTGTCGATGTTTTATTTGGCAGTATTTCTACCTTGATCGTTTTACTCATTTGTCGAGGAATTACTAGAAATATCGCAAGTCTTAAGAAAAAAATGATCGTTACCGCATTGCTTTTTTCTTTTTCCATGTTCACCATTGCGGGTCAATTGACTGTGCTGTATCAAGCACCATTTTTCTTTAATTGGCTGATCATTGGTTTAGGGGAACTGCTCTCTATGGGATTAGGCGGTGTACTGATCTATTTAATAAATAAACGAATCGATTTAACAAAATAG